From one Dermacentor variabilis isolate Ectoservices chromosome 3, ASM5094787v1, whole genome shotgun sequence genomic stretch:
- the LOC142574826 gene encoding 3-beta-hydroxysteroid sulfotransferase-like, whose protein sequence is MELRMPLHQVIDGVPRCSGIVPEILRDNLKFRAQIGDVVQSTFPKTGTHWMMCIVQLILRDGEPITTHEELAKECRFIEYMDIKGWKSSLGMRTFATHLPLSEDTISEEGKYIYVARNPDDVCVSMYHMVTNVSSYQYQDAAFEEFVNVFVSGNFGYGDYFEHVALAYNIRQKPNVLFVTYEEMKKDTRDVIIKVAHFLGERYGRALLEDESLLHKMLESSKPEYMRSVVVVDFRKRHSPQGEKVTCKQGYEGDQTKYGLVRTAKVGGWKEHFTPELLRLMEARIIEAETVSSFTDLWKDIRAEAFKLSQSV, encoded by the coding sequence ATGGAGCTTCGAATGCCATTGCACCAAGTAATAGATGGAGTACCTAGGTGCAGTGGCATAGTTCCAGAGATTCTACGAGACAACCTCAAGTTCCGAGCTCAAATAGGAGATGTGGTGCAGTCAACATTTCCGAAGACTGGTACACATTGGATGATGTGCATTGTCCAGCTTATTCTGAGAGACGGCGAGCCAATCACTACGCACGAAGAGCTGGCCAAGGAGTGCCGTTTTATTGAGTATATGGATATAAAAGGCTGGAAGTCATCCCTGGGAATGAGAACATTTGCTACGCACTTGCCCTTGAGTGAGGACACCATCAGCGAAGAAGGAAAGTACATTTACGTTGCCCGCAATCCGGACGACGTCTGCGTTTCAATGTACCACATGGTGACCAACGTGAGCTCATATCAATACCAGGACGCTGCGTTCGAAGAATTTGTTAACGTGTTTGTCAGCGGGAACTTTGGTTATGGTGACTACTTTGAACACGTGGCGTTGGCTTACAATATTAGGCAGAAACCCAACGTGCTCTTCGTGACATACGAAGAAATGAAGAAGGACACGCGTGACGTAATCATCAAGGTAGCGCACTTTCTGGGAGAGCGCTATGGACGAGCTTTATTAGAGGATGAATCATTGCTTCACAAGATGCTGGAGAGCTCCAAGCCCGAGTACATGCGAAGTGTTGTGGTCGTTGACTTTCGCAAAAGACACAGCCCTCAGGGAGAAAAGGTAACCTGCAAGCAGGGCTACGAAGGAGATCAAACAAAATACGGCCTAGTGCGAACAGCGAAAGTCGGAGGGTGGAAAGAACACTTCACTCCAGAGCTGCTGCGACTCATGGAAGCTAGGATAATTGAGGCAGAGACGGTGTCATCGTTTACGGATCTCTGGAAGGACATCCGAGCTGAGGCATTCAAATTATCGCAAAGTGTCTGA